Proteins encoded together in one Planctopirus ephydatiae window:
- a CDS encoding sensor histidine kinase: MNDEDQPTLPIDTATSSNASLSENSWSPDASRLEALAEFAAGAGHEINNPLATILGRVQLLLPGESHPDRRKHLETIMSQTLRIRDMIGDLMLFARPPAPQRAMVDLKQLVEEVCRKQKSEIQLAGCELEFSCETCQTTAHQPIEPVRFEASVDRHQWAIVVAELLRNARQAMKENGGVVSVRLLRIAEATPRIALTITDPGRGFSAIDQQHAFDPFYSGREAGRGIGFGLCKVWQIVRQHEGTIVIQSQPQGPTTVTVTVPALQTTES, from the coding sequence ATGAATGACGAGGATCAGCCAACTCTTCCCATTGATACCGCAACCAGCAGCAATGCCTCTCTCTCTGAGAACTCCTGGTCGCCGGATGCATCCCGCCTGGAGGCCTTAGCCGAGTTTGCTGCCGGTGCAGGTCACGAGATCAATAACCCTCTGGCAACGATTCTCGGGAGAGTGCAACTGCTGCTGCCTGGTGAATCGCACCCGGATCGTCGCAAACATCTCGAAACGATCATGTCGCAGACACTGCGTATTCGGGACATGATTGGCGACCTGATGCTCTTTGCCCGGCCCCCAGCACCACAGCGGGCCATGGTCGATCTCAAACAACTCGTCGAAGAGGTTTGCCGCAAGCAGAAATCCGAGATCCAGTTGGCAGGCTGTGAACTGGAATTTTCGTGCGAGACCTGCCAAACGACGGCGCATCAGCCGATCGAACCGGTACGTTTCGAGGCTTCCGTCGATCGCCATCAATGGGCGATTGTGGTGGCCGAACTCTTACGCAATGCCCGGCAGGCGATGAAAGAAAACGGGGGCGTAGTGAGCGTCCGGCTGTTGCGGATTGCCGAAGCCACTCCGCGAATTGCCCTGACAATCACAGATCCCGGCCGCGGATTTTCGGCCATCGATCAACAGCATGCCTTCGATCCGTTCTATTCCGGAAGAGAAGCAGGACGTGGGATAGGGTTCGGCTTGTGTAAAGTGTGGCAGATCGTCCGCCAGCACGAGGGAACGATTGTCATCCAGTCTCAACCTCAAGGCCCCACAACAGTCACGGTTACAGTTCCCGCCCTGCAAACAACAGAATC